The DNA window CTCGTCCTCGCGGGCGGCGTCGAGTCGATGAGCCAGGCCGAGTTCTACGCCACCGGAATGCGTTACGGCGTGCGTGGTGAGTCCGTCGCCCTCAGCGACCGGCTCGCGCGGGCCCGCGTCACCGCCGGCGGCCGCAACTACCCCGTTCCCGGCGGCATGATCGAGACGGCCGAGAACCTACGCGCCGAGTTCTCCATCAGTCGCGCCGATCAGGACGCCCTCGCGGTGCAGTCCCACCAGCGTGCCGTCGCGGCCCAGCACAGCGGCGTCTTCGCGCAGGAGATCGTGCCGGTGACGGTGCCGCAGCGCAAGGGCGATCCGCTGGTGGTCGACACCGACGAGCACCCCCGCGCCGACACCAGCGTCGAAACCCTCGCCAAGCTCCGCCCGATCCGCGGCAAGATCGATCCCGACGCCACCGTCACCGCCGGCAACGCCAGCGGCCAGAACGACGGCGCCGCCCTGGCGATCGTCACCACGCCGGAGAAGGCGAAGGCCCTCGGGCTGCGGCCGCTCGCCCGGCTCGCCAGTTGGGCACTCGCCGGTGTCCCCCCGCGCACGATGGGCATCGGCCCGGTGCCGTCCACCGAGAAGGCTTTGGCCCGACTGGGTCTCACGCTCGCCGACATGGATGTCATCGAACTCAACGAGGCGTTCGCCGCGCAGACCCTCGCCGTGACCCGCTCGTGGGGCCTCGAACCCGACGACGCGCGCCTCAACCCGAACGGCTCGGGCATCTCGCTCGGCCACCCGGTGGGCGCGACCGGTGCCCGGATCCTCGCGACGCTGCTGCGCGAGATGGACCGCCGCGAGGCCCGCTGGGGCCTCGAGACGATGTGCATCGGCGGCGGCCAGGGCCTGGCCGCGGTGTTCGAGCGCATCGCCTGATCCCCGACACCACAGGGCCGGTCCTCGCGAGGACCGGCCCTGTGGGTTCCGCGGTCAGCGAGCGGTGGCCGCCTTGACGATCTCGTACATCTCGGCGATCGCCCGTGCGCAGTCGTTCTGGGTGTAGCCCAGCAGCGCGGTCTCCTCGGGATCGGTCTCGTACGAGATGACGTTGCCGCGGCCCTGGACGATGAAGCTGTCCGGCAGCAGCGGATGCTCCTCGTCGCGCTCCTCGATGGTGCGGTTGCCGCCGGCCGCGTCGACCAGCAGCTGGAAGTACTCGGTGAACGTGAGGTTCTGGTCGCCGATGAGGTACGCCTTGCCGGGCGCCGCGTGCTGCAGGGCACCCCAGATCGCCTCGGCGAGGGACTGCGCGGACATGTAGTTCGTGCCGCCGGCGGGGGCGAAGTCGGGGATCTGCGGTTCGTTGCCGGCGGCCCACGAGAACAGCCGGCGGTACCGCTTGGCGGACACCCCGCTGATGGCACCGAGGATCGACGGCGGGTTCAGCGTGGACACCGCGAAGGTGTCGTCCGCCAGCGCACGCGCGCCCTCGTCTGCCGCCTTGCGCGCCGCGACGTACGGCATCGTCTCCGCGTACTCCGGGCGGAGGTGGTGGTAGTAGCTGCCCACCTGGACGAAGCGGCCCACGCCGGCCTCCTTGGCGAGTGCGGCGAACCGCGGCACCCCGCCGGACTGCGTCTTCTCCCAGAACTCGGCCTCGTCGACACCCCGGCCCATGTGCCGGATGTCCTGGCCCGCGGCGAACACGATGCCTTCGTACGGCGCCAGATCGTCGGCGGTGAACGTCTGCTCCGTGTAGTCGCCCAGCAGCACCGGGAAGTCCTTCACCGGCGAGTCGTCGGCCAGCGGGTTGCGGGCGGCGACAGTGACGTCGTTACCCTGTCCGCGCAGGTGGAGGGCCGTGTGGGCGCCGATCATGCCGGTGCCGCCGACGATCAGGATCTTCATGGAATGCCTCTTCTGTAGGTGGAGCACTTACTGCGCTTTCCGAACCTACGGACGCCGCGCCCGCCGGCACGCGGGGATTCTCGGCGACCGGGAGAACCGCGGCGGAGAGTCTCCGTCACGCGACGACACCGCTCCCCTGCCGACATACGAGTTCGACCGGCCCACCCCGACGTGGACCGGTCGAACTCACCACCGACGTCGGGTCAGCCCAGCGGCGTCCCGACGTAGTTCTCGGCGAGCAGCGTGCGGCCGGCGACCGAACGGGTGACCATGTCGAGCTCGGCGACCTGACGCTTGTGGTCGAAGCCGGACGCGTCGGGCAGGCGGTGCAACATCGACGACATCCACCACGAGAAGTGCTGGGTGCGCCAGATCCGCGGCAGGACCGTCTCGGTGTAGCCGTCCAGCCGGGCCCGGTTGCCCGTCTCGAAGAACTCGGCCATGCCCTTCGACAGCACGTACACGTCGGCGACCGCGAGGTTGAGACCCTTCGCGCCGGTGGGCGGCACGGTGTGCGCGGCATCGCCCGCGAGGAACAGATTGCCGTGCTGCATCGGCTCGCACACGAAGCTGCGGAACTGCAGGATCGACTTCTCGAAGATCCGGCCGTCCTTGATCTCGGCGCCCTCCCCGTCGACGCGCGCGTGCAGCTCGGACCAGATGCGGTCGTCGGACCAGTTGTCCACCGAGTCGTCGGGGTCGACCTGCAGGTAGTGGCGCTGCACCTCCTGCGTGCGGGTGCTGATGAGCGCGAATCCGCGCGGGTGGTTGGCGTAGATCAGTTCCTCCGACGACGGCGGCGCCTCGGCGAGGATGCCGAACCACGCGAAGGGGTACTGCCGGAAGTGGTCCTGCCGGATCGCCGGCGACGGGATGAGCTTGCGGGTCTTGGTGCGCGAACCGTCGCAGCCGGCGACCAGCGCACACTGCAGCTTCTGCGGGTTGCCGTCGGTGTCGGTGTAGCTGATGTACGGCTGGTCGGTGGTGTGGTCGTGCACCTCGACGTCCGAGACCCCGAAGCGGATGTCCCCGCCGTCGGCGAGCCGCTTGGCGACGAGGTCCTTGAGAACCTCGTGCTGCGGGTAGACCGTGACGGCGCGGCCGTCGGTGAGCTCGTCGAACGCGATGCGGTGTCCGCGGCCGCCGAAGCGCAGCTCGATGCCGTGGTGCTCGAGGCCCTCGGCCTTGACGCGGTCACCGAGGCCGGTCTCCACCATGAGGTCGACGGTGTTCTGCTCGAGGACGCCCGCGCGGATGGTGCCTTCCACTTCCTCGCGGGTGCGCGCCTCCAGGACGACGGACTCGATGCCCCGCAGGTGCAGGAGGTGGGACAACATCAGTCCCGCCGGGCCGGCGCCGACGATGCCGACCTGGGTGCGCGTGTTCGTCATTCGGTTACTCCTCGGTAGAACGTGATCGCCAACACTGTTCAGCGTGAACACCCGTTGCCCAACCCCCACTTTCACTCAGTGAAAGAAAGGTTTGCGTCCACCGTGGGAGACGTCGGTCACGCCAGGCCGCGCGAGATGCCGCGGACGGCGGCGCGCAACGCCGGAATCAGCGGCGCCGGATCGGCCTCCGCGCCGACGACCACCGAGATCGAGGCGACCACCTCGCCCGTCCTGCGCAGCAACGGCGCGGCCACCGCAAGGGTGCCGATGTTGAGGTGCTCGCGGCACACGACGAAGCCGCTGCGCCGGATGTCGTCGAGCACCTGGCGGAGCCGGTGCTCGGAGGTGATGGTGTGGGGCGTGAACCGCTCCAGCCCGGCGGCGAGGACCTCGTCGAGCAGCCTCTCCCCGCCGTGGGCCAACAACACCAGCCCACCGCTCGACGCGTGCAGCGGAAGCCGGCCGCCCGCGCGGCCGACCACGGCGACGGCGCCGCGCGCGGACAGTCGTTCCAGGTAGAGCGCCTCGAGCCCCTCCCTCACGATCAACTGGACGTTCTCGTGGGTGGCCTCGTAGAGGTCCTCGAGGTACGGCATCGCGACCTGCCGCAGGCCGTGTGCGCGCGGCGCCAGCGCCCCCAGCTCCCACAGCCGGACGCCGATCTCGTAGCGACCGTCGTCGGCGCGTTCGAGCGCACCGTTGGCCACCAGCTGCGCACACAGGCGGTGGACCGTGGGCAACGGCAGACCGGTCCGCCGACTGAGGTCGGACTGCGTCATCCGGGGCCGCGCCGCCGAGAAACACCCGAGCACGGTGAAGGCCCGGCCGAGCATGCTGCGGGCCGCGTCGGCTGCCTCGTTCCCGTCGTCCACCCCTCGATTGTCCCCGGCGCGCGAGGCCCAACCGACCACGACAAACCAGCTGGTCTGCAGTTTGACATTCGCTTGTGACCCAGCCAACAATGACCGGGTTCTCATTTTGAACGGTGGTTCGTATTGCGAACACCCGAGTTTGCGGAGATGTGATGAGCACCATCGAACGACCCGTGAGCCGCGGCACGTCCGCGCGCTGGGTGGCACCCCTCTGTTGGATCGCGGTCCTACTCGACGGTTTCGACATGGTCGTGCTCGGCACGGTCATTCCGTCCCTGCGCGAGTACGGCGACTGGAACCTGAGCACCAGCACCATCACGACGATCACGACGTTCGGTCTGGTCGGCATGACGATCGGCGCGCTCACCATCGGCACCCTCACCGACGTGGTCGGGCGGCGGCGGGCACTGATCTTCGCGGTCACCGCCTTCTCGATCCTCACGCTGCTCTGCGCGGTGGCGCCCAACCCGTTCCTGTTCGGCCTCTTCCGGTTCCTGTCCGGGATCGGACTCGGTGGCGCCCTGCCCACCGCCTTGGCGCTGGTCAACGAGTTCTCCAAGAAGCAGGGCGGCGGCTCCGCCTCCACGATGCTGATGACCGGCTACCACGTCGGAGCCGTCGCGACCGCGGCCCTGGCACTGGTGCTCATCGATCCGTTCGGCTGGCACTCGATGTTCGTCGTCGGCGCGCTGCCGGCCCTGGTGCTCGTCCCGCTGATGATCCGCTACCTGCCGGAATCGCCGTCCTATCTGCTCTCGCGCGGCCGTCGCGACGAGGCCGAGCGGATCGCCGCGCAGTACGGTCTGATCCTCGAGCCGGAGGTGGCCACCACGGACGGCGTCGCCCCTGCACCCGCCCAGCCCGCGCGCCAGCTGTTCGCGCCGAAGTTCCTGCGCAACAGCATCGCCATCTGGGTCGCCTCGTTCATGGGCCTGCTGCTGGTGTACGGCCTCAACACGTGGCTGCCGACGATCATGCGGGAGGCCGGCTACGAGCTGGGCGCCGCGCTGACGCTGCTGCTGGTGCTCAACGCGGGAGCCGTCGTGGGTCTGCTGATCGCCGGCGGTGTCGCCGACCGGATCGGGCCGCGGACCGCGTGCATCGTGTGGTTCGCCGGTGCGGCCCTGTTCCTGGCCCTGCTCAGCGTCAAGATCGCGGGCGGCATCTACGTCATGGTCTTCCTGGCCGGCTGCTTCGTGTTCAGCGCGCAGGTGCTCGTGTACGCCTTCACGAGCGCCAGCCACCCGGCCAACATCCGCGCCACCGCCCTGGGCTGGTCCGCCGGCGTCGGCCGCGTGGGCGCCATCTGCGGCCCGCTGCTCGGCGGCCTGCTGCTCGACGCCGGCTACGCGGTGCCGTGGGGCTTCTACGCCTTCGCCCTGGTCGGACTCATCGGCCTGGTCGCCATCTCGGCGAGCCGGGCGGTCAAGGCCGCCTGACCTTCTCGAGTCCCCTGTCGCAGTTCCCCCTCAGGACGACGAACGCCGATCGGCAAATCCGATCGGCGTTCGTCGTCGTGGTAGGGGTCAGCGGATGGGTGCGAGGGTGGGGCGCTTGGCCGCGATTCCATCCCCGGAGGACGTCCCGCGCACCCGGCGGCCGATCCACGGAACCAGGAAGTCCCTGGTCCACAGCAGGTCGGCACGGCGCTGCGCGGCCCGCTCGGTCGGCAGGTCCGGGCCGAGCGGGTCGACCACGATGTGATGCTCGACGCCGAGCGTCTCGAGCACCCGGATGGCCATGTTCTGGTGCCCCGGCGTGGACATGTGCAGCCGGTCCCAGTCCCACATCCGCAGGTCCTCGTACTCGTCGAATCGCCAGAAGTCGACGAGCTTCGCGCCGTGCCGGTCGGCGACCTCGCGCACCAGTTCGTTGTAGATCGCCGACCGACCGCGGATCTTCGAGAACACCGCGGACCAGCCCGCGTCGAATGCCGTCCACATCAGCACGGTCGCACCGGTCGCGGCGAGCTTGCCGATCGCCTCGTCGTACCGGGCCACCAGCGCATCGAGGTCGACCGACGGGCGCATCAGGTCGTTGCCGCCCGCGTAGATCGTGACAAGGTCCGGCTCCAGCGCGATCGCGGCGTCCACCTGCTCGTCGATGATGGGGCCGAGCAGCCGGCCGCGGATCGCGAGGTTCGCGTACCCGAAATCGGCACTGCGCGTGGCCAACTCCTCGGCGACTCGGTCGGCCCAGCCGCGCAGGCCGTTCGGCCGGGTCGCGTCGGGATCGCCGACCCCCTCGGTGAACGAGTCACCGAGGGCGACATACCTGTGGAAGACCGGTTCGTGCGACATCATGCTCCCAGTATTTCAGTAGCAAGGCTAAAGAAGCCGGTGGCGTGTGGAATCACACGTCGGTACTGAACCGCACTCCGCCGTCGGGAAGCTTGACGCCGGGCCACACCCGGGCGCCGCTGATGAGCTCGCACCGGGCGCCGACGTCGGCGCCGTCCCCGATCACGGCGTCGCGCACGAGCGCACGCGGACCGATCCGGGCACCGAAGCCGATGATCGACCGTTCGACGACCGCGCCGGCCTCCACCTGCGCGCCGTCGAACAGGACGGCACCGTCCAGTCGCGCCCCGGCGCCGACCTCCGCGCCGCGGCCGACGACGGTGCCGCCGATCAGCAGCGCACCGGGAGCGACACCGGCACCGGGGTGGACCAGGGACTCGCCGCGCGGCCCCTCGAGTGCGGGCGACGGCGCGATGCCGCGCACCAGATCCGCCGAGCCGCGCACGAAGTCGTCGGGGGTGCCCATGTCGCGCCAGTACGAACTGTCGACGTGACCGAACACGCGGGCGCCGTCGGCCAGCAGCGCCGGGAACACCTCGCGCTCCACGGAGACCGGGCGGTCCGACGGAATCTTCTCGATGATCTCGCGGCGGAAGACGTAGCAGCCGGCGTTGATCTGGTCGGTCGGCGGATCCTGGGTCTTCTCCAGGAACTCCGTCACACGGCCGTCCTCGTCGGTGGGCACGCAACCGAACGCGCGGGGGTCACCCACGCGCACCAGGTGCAGCGTGACGTCGGCGTTGGTCCGGAAGTGGGTGTCGAGTACCGCGCCGAGATCGGTGCCGCCGAGCACGTCGCCGTTGAAGACCATGACGTTGTCGGCCCGCAGGCTGGGCAGCACGTTGCGGATACCGCCGCCGGTGCCCATCGGCTCGACCTCGGTGACGTACTCGAGCTCGAGTCCCAGGTCGCTGCCGTCGCCGAAGTGCTCCTCGAAGACCTCGGCCTTGAACGACGTGCCGAGCACGACGTGGGTGATCCCCGCGGCCTTGATGCGGGCCAGCAGGTGCGTGAGGAACGGCAACCCGGCGGTCGGCAGCATCG is part of the Rhodococcus sp. SGAir0479 genome and encodes:
- a CDS encoding acetyl-CoA C-acetyltransferase; the protein is MPDAVICEPLRTPVGRFGGVFRDLAPEELAATVITELVSRTGISGADVDDVILGQGSPNGEAPAIGRVAALDAGLGVDVPGMQIDRRCGSGLQAVIQAVMQVQSGGSDLVLAGGVESMSQAEFYATGMRYGVRGESVALSDRLARARVTAGGRNYPVPGGMIETAENLRAEFSISRADQDALAVQSHQRAVAAQHSGVFAQEIVPVTVPQRKGDPLVVDTDEHPRADTSVETLAKLRPIRGKIDPDATVTAGNASGQNDGAALAIVTTPEKAKALGLRPLARLASWALAGVPPRTMGIGPVPSTEKALARLGLTLADMDVIELNEAFAAQTLAVTRSWGLEPDDARLNPNGSGISLGHPVGATGARILATLLREMDRREARWGLETMCIGGGQGLAAVFERIA
- a CDS encoding NAD-dependent epimerase/dehydratase family protein, whose amino-acid sequence is MKILIVGGTGMIGAHTALHLRGQGNDVTVAARNPLADDSPVKDFPVLLGDYTEQTFTADDLAPYEGIVFAAGQDIRHMGRGVDEAEFWEKTQSGGVPRFAALAKEAGVGRFVQVGSYYHHLRPEYAETMPYVAARKAADEGARALADDTFAVSTLNPPSILGAISGVSAKRYRRLFSWAAGNEPQIPDFAPAGGTNYMSAQSLAEAIWGALQHAAPGKAYLIGDQNLTFTEYFQLLVDAAGGNRTIEERDEEHPLLPDSFIVQGRGNVISYETDPEETALLGYTQNDCARAIAEMYEIVKAATAR
- a CDS encoding 4-hydroxybenzoate 3-monooxygenase — translated: MTNTRTQVGIVGAGPAGLMLSHLLHLRGIESVVLEARTREEVEGTIRAGVLEQNTVDLMVETGLGDRVKAEGLEHHGIELRFGGRGHRIAFDELTDGRAVTVYPQHEVLKDLVAKRLADGGDIRFGVSDVEVHDHTTDQPYISYTDTDGNPQKLQCALVAGCDGSRTKTRKLIPSPAIRQDHFRQYPFAWFGILAEAPPSSEELIYANHPRGFALISTRTQEVQRHYLQVDPDDSVDNWSDDRIWSELHARVDGEGAEIKDGRIFEKSILQFRSFVCEPMQHGNLFLAGDAAHTVPPTGAKGLNLAVADVYVLSKGMAEFFETGNRARLDGYTETVLPRIWRTQHFSWWMSSMLHRLPDASGFDHKRQVAELDMVTRSVAGRTLLAENYVGTPLG
- a CDS encoding IclR family transcriptional regulator, with amino-acid sequence MLGRAFTVLGCFSAARPRMTQSDLSRRTGLPLPTVHRLCAQLVANGALERADDGRYEIGVRLWELGALAPRAHGLRQVAMPYLEDLYEATHENVQLIVREGLEALYLERLSARGAVAVVGRAGGRLPLHASSGGLVLLAHGGERLLDEVLAAGLERFTPHTITSEHRLRQVLDDIRRSGFVVCREHLNIGTLAVAAPLLRRTGEVVASISVVVGAEADPAPLIPALRAAVRGISRGLA
- a CDS encoding MFS transporter, translated to MSTIERPVSRGTSARWVAPLCWIAVLLDGFDMVVLGTVIPSLREYGDWNLSTSTITTITTFGLVGMTIGALTIGTLTDVVGRRRALIFAVTAFSILTLLCAVAPNPFLFGLFRFLSGIGLGGALPTALALVNEFSKKQGGGSASTMLMTGYHVGAVATAALALVLIDPFGWHSMFVVGALPALVLVPLMIRYLPESPSYLLSRGRRDEAERIAAQYGLILEPEVATTDGVAPAPAQPARQLFAPKFLRNSIAIWVASFMGLLLVYGLNTWLPTIMREAGYELGAALTLLLVLNAGAVVGLLIAGGVADRIGPRTACIVWFAGAALFLALLSVKIAGGIYVMVFLAGCFVFSAQVLVYAFTSASHPANIRATALGWSAGVGRVGAICGPLLGGLLLDAGYAVPWGFYAFALVGLIGLVAISASRAVKAA
- a CDS encoding SGNH/GDSL hydrolase family protein — translated: MMSHEPVFHRYVALGDSFTEGVGDPDATRPNGLRGWADRVAEELATRSADFGYANLAIRGRLLGPIIDEQVDAAIALEPDLVTIYAGGNDLMRPSVDLDALVARYDEAIGKLAATGATVLMWTAFDAGWSAVFSKIRGRSAIYNELVREVADRHGAKLVDFWRFDEYEDLRMWDWDRLHMSTPGHQNMAIRVLETLGVEHHIVVDPLGPDLPTERAAQRRADLLWTRDFLVPWIGRRVRGTSSGDGIAAKRPTLAPIR
- a CDS encoding sugar phosphate nucleotidyltransferase; this encodes MTNAAATDAVVLVGGQGTRLRPLTLSAPKPMLPTAGLPFLTHLLARIKAAGITHVVLGTSFKAEVFEEHFGDGSDLGLELEYVTEVEPMGTGGGIRNVLPSLRADNVMVFNGDVLGGTDLGAVLDTHFRTNADVTLHLVRVGDPRAFGCVPTDEDGRVTEFLEKTQDPPTDQINAGCYVFRREIIEKIPSDRPVSVEREVFPALLADGARVFGHVDSSYWRDMGTPDDFVRGSADLVRGIAPSPALEGPRGESLVHPGAGVAPGALLIGGTVVGRGAEVGAGARLDGAVLFDGAQVEAGAVVERSIIGFGARIGPRALVRDAVIGDGADVGARCELISGARVWPGVKLPDGGVRFSTDV